TACAATAGCAGAACGCGATCACCTACAGTGGGCGGAACGCCATCGCCAACCGTTTTGAGAGATTGCAAGTGGGCTGCGATCGCTCTGGCCTTTTGGTCTAATTGAGAGTAAGTCAAGCTGGCTTCTTCAGTTTCACCATCTCGCAAAAAAGTGTAAGCCCTTTGTTCTGACTGAATTTGCGCTCTGTAGCTAAGTAGTTCTACTAAAGTAGAAATTTTCTCTAGAGAATCCGGTAAATTACTTAAACAAACTGTCATATATTTATTTTTTACATATAAGTATTACAAACAATAATGTAATTTATACTTAGAAAAACATATTGTTAAAGTATAAAAACCACTATTTGATATCTCAAACCCAATTTCTATAATTGCTTTGGGTCATTTCTAGTCCGATAGTTTGTCCTCAAAATTACTAGTAGCCAGACAGGTAAAAAACCCTTAGAAGCCGCGCAAAAATAACTTGAACAGTTTTGATTTGGAAGTAAAGCTCACTGCTTATTACAGATTAAACTTGTAGAACTTACTTTTACCTAACGCCTTAATTAAGCCTTTGAGTAATTTTGTTGGTTAGCATAATTTATATTTTTATCAATGAGTAAGTCGGTGAGAAAAAATATAACTATGTTACGAGAGATTCAGCTAAAATCGTATTCCCTTCTGCCTCCTGCCTTATCCTGACGATAAATATTCACAACGACTTCCTTATACTAGGAGTAACAATGTTGCATCTACATTTGTGTATTTTCTAAAAATTTTGATGAATACACAAGGACAGTTAAGACAGTTAAGGAAATTCATGGAGACAGTTAAGCTCTACTTTATCCATTTTTGATTCAATCAAGCCACGTAAACAGCAATATCTCTCAAACGCTCAAATAAAAGACGAAATTCATTTCTTGCACCAACAGTATCCACACGTACAAGCTAGATAAAACAGCGTTCAAGTTTAACAGCAGGTGAATAGAATCAAACAAGTAGATTTTGTCTCAAAAAGAACTTAACCGATGTGATAAATACAGAGGATGCTAGGTACAGGTAGAATCCTCGTGTCTTGAGATCGGAGAGTGTCAAAAAAGTTGCTCTTGAACTGGAAAAACTTATGATTGCTTAAAGCTTTTTATAGATGATTTGCATATAGTTAAGTTCCATGTTACACAGCAAATAGCATAATATTTGCCAGTATTAAATTTATGAATAAAGCTATGGCTAGTGATGATGTGCAATTGCGGTATCAGTCTTCTGCATTAAATGCTTTATTTGAGTCTGTTTCTAAAAAATTTAGTATGGCAGTAGTTTTAATCGGTAGTGTTGTAATTATAGGCTGGATAAAAGATATTTCTTTATACCTTTTTTTGATGCGAGGAGTTAACTGTCCACTAACTTGTGTAAATCTAAAGGTCTGTCAATAAACTCTCTAGGATAGGAACTATAGTATCGATGTTGCTATAGTTTCTTATCGTCCTTGAGAAAGATATGAATCATCAATACTGCTCCCTACACCCAGCCTCAACACATAACCTTGGTTAAAACAGTAAAATTACTCCATGCTTGGTTTCTCGTCAAACTGCACCATCATCAAGATAGCTGGCTCATCACCTACCGTTCCAGACAGATGACCTTTATGCCCTTGTGCATCCTCTTTCGTTCCTTGGTCTCCTCCAAATGAAATTTCCCCAGGCCCCATCTCTACGCGCTGTCCGTCCATAGTCTCCACAAACCAGCGTCCCGACAGAGGAACAATCCACTGAGGCTTGGGGTTCTCATGCCATTTTCCTACCCATCCTATAGGTAAAACGGTGTAAGTAATTGTAGCTCCAGGCTGCTTTAAGTTAGCCATCCACTGAGGAGCCGTGTCCGGTGCTATACCTCTCTGAGTGAAGTCTTCAATTTGACGGCGGGATTGATGGCTTACACCGTCTTTATCAGTCCAGACATCCCAGTAATGAATTGTTGGTTGATATGATTGGTTATTCTGCATAAAATTAATGGTATTTGGCAGAGGCTAATACTAATTCGTCATTACCAAACTTAATAGTGGAAATTTTTCTAATCAACTGCAACTGTATAATTATGATCTTCCCATTTGTTAGTACCAATCCAGAAAAAAGTAAAGCTAATTGGCTCTTGCTGATGCTTATCAACAGATATATCTACAAAACTTACTCCTAATTTTGTGGAAGTAGAAGGCGTATCTTTAACAGTTTGCCAATTATCATCTGACCAGTGTAATTGAAAAGATGCTAAAGCATGAATCCGCAATGTATAACCTTTTTTAACTTTGTTGATTTGCCGATTAAACTTCCAGATTTCCAACGATTTACACTGCTTTCTTTCACCCAAATATCTATCTGCTACCTCTGGAATTAAATCAAACACTCGACCTTCATGAGTTGACCGCAGCAACTTGATATATTCAGCGTGCGCCCACATTAAAGGCATGGCTGAACCTGTGGGTTTTCCTAAGTACATATGCACATCAGGTTTATCTGCTTCATCCCAAACCTGTTCCGGTAACAAACAAGTGTCTGAAGCAAATCCTTCCATCGCTTTGATATATGTTTTGACATCGCCGCCAGCCGCTAATTCATAATGTCCGCGTTCTCCTGTCAAGAGAGGCCAAGCCCGTCCCTTACCCCAACCTGTATAGGGGCTTCCATCTGCTTGCTGTCCGTAGCCGTCGTGATTGTAACGATGCCAACAAGGCCCAACAGATGTATCTACTTTCAAAACGGCATCAATGACTTTGACAGAATCAACAATAATTGGGTCATCAGGTTTACGAATCCCATAACGCACCAGTTGCAGAAAACCAGCATCGACAATTTCCTTGGCAAGAAATTTTGTTGGTTCTCCAGGTGGCTGACTACTGATAAAAATAGTTCCTTGATTGGGGTTTTCGTTGGGTTGAGGATTATTAATATCTGTGGGATTAATGCGGATATAATGCCGTTTGATGCCAGGAACTAAGGTTCCTTCAGTCGTTACTGTCCAGTCTTCAATGTGAGATTCTAAAAAATCTGCGTACTCTTCTATAAATTGTGCTGTTGCCTCATCCCCATTTTCACGCACAAATTGAGCAGCACAGATTAAGCCAGCAATATTGGCGGCGAGGGTTGATGGTGAATAACCACTGTTTTCTTCCCAGCGTTCTTGTTGAGTAGCAGGGCCGTGACGAATGAGATAACCAGCCGCCCGTAAAATCATGGGATAAATATCAAAGTGCAGTGGTACTTTTTCCTGGTGTAAAAGCCATGCTAGGAGAATGGGGAATGCTACTTCATCTAGTTGAATACCTTTCCAGTAGGGTTCGCCATTAATCCAGAAGTTTTGAGCAAATCCTCCGTCTTCCTGCTGACTAGTAGCAAGATAAATGAGCGATCGCACGGCTGTATCTGTTTCGCCTGCCGCCACTAAACCTGCTACACTACCTACCATGTCCCTTGTCCAAACAAGGTGATAGCCTCCTTGGTCTTGGTCGTCTTTAGCTTCGCCCCAAGGAATAGCCATAGATGCAATTAAAGCACCAGGATAAGTTTTATCTTCATGTGCCAACAACAAACTAACGCTGTTGTGATACAAATTACCCTCGTCATAGGTAACATTTTCTAATGGTTTGATGTCATCGTGCGATCGCTTCCACTGTTCAATATAGTGTTGCTTTTGCTGTGAAAAAGCAACATTCAGCGATTGAAACAGTGTAGAAATTGCATTATGCAGGGTTGTGCCGAATGCCAATCCTAAAGTAAACTCATCACTCTGCTCTAAATTTAGTTTTCCAGTCAGAGCTAAGTTACCATCTAACGCACTATCAAACTGCCAATCCATTTGGAAGTCATGGGCTAAATCTGTCCAACCATCACTTTGACCAACATAGCCGCAGGAAAGGCGAGTAAACGGGACGGTTGCGCCTAATGCTAACCAAGTTCCTCCTTTTTCTGCTACAAGAAGATTCTGTCCAGCAACTTCTACTGTGTAACCATTATTATCTCTACCACAAACTTCCAAATGCGGCGCACACAAAGCATATAACTGGAGTTGAGAGATAAAATCGCGCTCTCCTGTGATTTTTGTATGTTGTAAGATACAGGATAAATGGGGATCAGCAATTATTTCCTTAATTACCGTATATCGCCCTTGTGGATCGGAATTAGTAATACGGTATCCTAAACCGTGAGTCCACATAAACTCTACTTTTGATTGCAGATGGCGTTTTTCTTCGTGGAAAAAGCTTTTTCCATCAGAAATGAGGTATTGCAAATCTCGAATTTGCGGTCGGTCTACTGTCGGATAGTAAACTTCAGTAACAACACCATTCCAGATAGTAAACCAAACGCGACTTGAGGTAGAGTAAGCTGTTCCTACTCCATCCTTATTAGCATGAGTCCATCGTGGAGTAATGCCCGGTGAGCCAAAAGCCTGACGTTGACTAAGAATTTTCATATCGAATGAATACCCTCAGATATCGATGAGGGAGTAGGGGGAGATGAGAGAGTAGGGAGAGATGGGGGAGAAATCTTACTCAGCACTTATTACTCAACACTTGTAATTCGCCATTAAGATGGGTGACTTGCCATTGGGTTTGTTCTCCTTTGCGCCAAAAACGCAATGATACATTGGCATCTCCCACACTCAGATTTATCAGTTCCAATTCTGGCAGGGATTCTGGTAGATTTGGCTGTACTTTTAACTTGCGTTGTGGTGCATCGGCTTCAAGTCCTAATATGCTGCGAATGAGTAAGAAAATTGCACCAGCCGCCCAGGCTTGAGGTATATTTGCATCTGGATAAGGGACGGGAAAGTTATCCTCTTGGCGTTCAATTCCGGCGAACAATTCAGGCATTCTTCCAGCTTGAAAGTAACTAGCAGCAGCAAAAATTCCTTCAGCGATGTGGTTAGCTTCTTGGTGATAGCCGTAACGCTTCAATCCAGCCGCAATAATCGAGTTATCGTGAGGCCAAACACCACCACGTTGATAGCTAATAGGGTTATACCCTTTATTTTCAGATGAAAGAGTCCGTATACCCCAACCACACCAGATATCTTTCTGAAAAAGTCGTCCGGCAACTTTTTTCGCCCTTTCTTGGGGTACAATCCCAGACCATAATAGATGACCGGGATTAGAGGCGATAGACTTAATTTGTTGCTTGTTGTTATCTAAACCAAGACAGTAAAAGCCTTCCTCTTCCATCCAAAAGCGATCATTAAAGCGTTGATAAAGTGCTTGGGCTTTTTGCCGTAGCTTTTGCGCTTGTTCTTGTTCTCCCCACACCTCATAAATTAAAGCTGCCTTTAGCCAAGCATCGTAAACGTAACCTTGCACCTCACACAAAGCAATTGGGGGTTCAACTAACTTGCCATCAGGGTAAACCATTGATTCACCCGAATCTTTCCAGCCTTGATTGCGTAAACCATGACTAGAATGTGTGAGATATTCAACAAACCCATCACCGTCAAAATCGCCGTACTTATCAATCCAAGTTAATGCTTTTTCTAAAGGCGATCGACACTCATTCAGCATCCCCACATCGGCGTTCCAGCTATAAGTCTCAGCTAGAGTAATAATCCAAAGAATAGTAGTATCTACCGTTCCATAATAAGGATTGTATGGGAGTTGATTGAGTTTTGTTAATTCGTCACTCCGCAATTCATGTAACATCTTGCCGGGTTGAGCATCATGCCAATCATCTAACTCAGTTGCTTGTAGTTGAGCTAATCTGATCAAAGTACCACGGGCAAATTCGTGGTAAACCGCCATCGTTTGTAAGCTAGTGATTACTGAGTCACGCCCAAAGACAGCCATAAACCAGGGAATACCAGCAGCCGGCATCCAAAAATGATGCCCATTATCTTCTACCCTAATCCGCAGTGCTGCCATATCTATGAGAGCTTGTTGATAGAATCCGCTAATCTCGGCATTAGGCGATCGCAACTTTGTCGCCTGATTGAGAAATTCATCCCTGACTTTTCCAGCTTCTGTAGCATGAGATACAGCACAAGTCTGTTGAGCTTTGAGAACGTCCCCATTGGCTAAGACTGTAAAGTTAATACAGGTGTGCCATGTTTTGCCAGGGGAAAGATCAACATTAAACATCAAACGACCATTGCCATAGATTGCTTCTGAAGTCGAGCAAGCTGGCTCAGTCACGATCCCTCGGACAAAAGAACCACTGTGATACTTGGTACTGAGGATACCGTCTTTCCATACAGTCTCAGTATTACCTCGAATAATGATTTTCTTGGCTCGCACCTCAAAGATATCCGCAAAATCAGAACGAATGGCCAGCATTAGTTGCAACTCAACTGGTTCTGAATGATAGTTGGTAATGTCGATATCTTCGTGCATCCCTCCCACAATGTCACGCCGGATGGTGATAAACAAACTACCAGAAGGCAAATCTCCTTTAACCGTGGGGAGTTGTGGATTAGTAAATTGATAAAGCGCACTATGATGGTTGAGATTGCTAGAAGCTAACAGCACCAGTCGGTAACGATTAAGAGAAATTTCGTAGTAAGAAATTAGACGGGTGTCACGCACAAAAAAACCTTGTGCTTGATTATCATCAATGGAACCATCACTAGCGGTTACAAGAAATGAGGAACCATCGTTAATTGTGATTAAACCAGGGTTGACAGTAACTTGTGTTGGCATAATAAGTAGGGGGAGTAGGAGAGGAAGAATTTCATCATGATATTGACCCCAACCCATTGAATAATTTATTTTCTAGTCGTCCCTCAAAGATTTTCATTGTTTCCTTATACCCTTTCACCTTTTTCCAGTCCCCAATCCCTTTTTTAACCATTCTCTGTAAAACCTGGGTATAAAGTCATGCCACCATCTACAAACAGAGTTGTACCGTTAACATAATCAGAATCATCCGAAGCTAACCACACGGCTGCTTTGGCAATGTCTTCTACATCACCTACCCGTTTTGCGGGAATCAATTGTAATAACTTCGCCTCGGCTTGTGGAGTATCCCAAGCTGATTTATTGATGGGTGTTTTAATAGCACCAGGGGCGATACTATTCACACGAATTTTTGATGGTGCTAGTTCTTGGGCAATACTCTGCATCATCATATGAATACCGCCTTTACTAGCAGCATAATTAACATGACCAGCCCAAGGAATTACTTCATGCACTGAACTGATACAGATAATTTTGCCTGCGGCGCAAGAGATATGAGGTTGCACACCCCGGCGCAAAAACTCCTTTGCCGCCTCCCGCGCACATAAGAATTGTCCTGTGAGATTAATCCCAATGACTGCATTCCAATGGTCAAGGCTCATGTCTACAAAAGCTGAGTCTTTTTGAATACCTGCATTATTTACCAGGATATCAATAGTGCCAAACTGCTCAATTGCTTGCTGAAACATCGCTTTTACCTGGTCTTCCTTGCTGACATCAGCTTGAATGGCAAAAGCTTCTCCATTATTGGCTTGAATATCATCGACAATTTTTTGGGCTTCTTGGGCTTCGGAATGGTAGTTAATAGCTACTGCTGCACCTGATAAAGCCAAATAGCGAGCTATAGCTTCACCAATGCCAGAACTCGCACCCGTGACAAGTGCTTTTTGACCTTTGAGCAGGTAAGGGGAATAGCTCATAATGTTTCCTTAAAAAATAGAGCTTTAGTTTTGCTAATACTGGGAAATTACATTTCTTATTGTTAACTACTAATGCAATTCAGTCTTTAATAACTGAGTCAAAAACTATCATTGTTGAGTTTTATTTTTACTAAAACAGTATCAAAAAGTAGTTAATCATATACTTAATTTCACTAGTTACTAATTTGATTCTGGCCTTAATTTAGGAGTTTGCAGTACCAATCGCCTCTAACCATTGGAATAATAAATACCTCTACCCCAAGATATATAGAAATTTCATTTAAATTTCATAATTGTATGAAATCTTCAAAAGTTGAAGGTACTAAGACTGTTTTACAATGTTTATTAATATTTATTTGGGTTTTTCAAGAGTTAAAAATGCAGTTAATAAGCATAAATATTTTTGCTAATCAATCACTCTTGAGATAGTAGTTTTTGGTTTATTTGTAAGATAAGAATTACTAAGAATAGTTTTGTGGAAATAAATTGAAAAATTTAAAAGCCAATAATAGATTGTGTATTTATTAAACTTAACTGAACATTAAAGCATCAGGCGATCGCTAGGAGAAAGCAATGTTCTCTCTGCCTCTAAATAGTCAAAATCTCCCATACCCCGACCCCATTCACCCGATAGTGGTGCATTTCGTAATTGCAATGGTGCTTTTCTCCTTTGTTTGCGATGTATTAGGTTATTTCACTCATAACACACGCTTGTTTGAAGTTGGTTTTTGGAATATATTTGTCGCGGCGATCGCAATTTTTGTCGCCATAATTTTTGGACAGTTTGAAGCAGGGTTAGCGCAAGTATATCCAGCCGTCCAGCCTACACTGAATTTTCACACAGTCATGGGTTGGTCACTAGGGGCGATCGTTGCGATTGTTACAGCTTGGCGGTTTGTGATTCGCAATCGCCACCCCCACAAAGTTCCGCCTGCTTATCTTGGTACAGCAACGTTCTTGGTATGTCTAGTGTTATTGCAAGTATATTTAGGCAGCAAGCTGTTTTGGGTATATGGCTTGCACGTTGAGCCAGTGGTTGAAGCGATGAAGCAGAGGATATCACCATGAACTCGCAACTAATTGACCAATTAAGACTGAGATTAGGCATTAACGGATTACCCTACGAAATTCCTATGCACCCTAAACTGGTGCATTTGACATTAGGCTTATTTATTCTTGCCATCTTATTTGACATAGCAGGAGCGATTTTTCCTATAGAAAGACCCATCTTCAAATTCTTGGGTGTGTCTGCTATCCGTTCTGGCTTCTTCGATGTTGGCTGGTACAACCTGATAGGGGCATCAGTTATCACTTTTTTTACTGTCGCCTTTGGTTTTTTCGAGCTAATACTGGCAAACCCACCAACTGATCAAATAAGTGCTTGGGGGTTAAATGCCTCTATGACAATGGTTTTGCATGGTTTGGGTGGCATTTTGTTGTTAGGAGCGATCGTTGCTATGACCGTGTGGAGAGGTTTACAGCGCTACCACTGGCGCAAGAATGAATCTAGACAGGTGCAATGGGGTTACTTGTTAGTAGGTGTAGCAATGTTCGGAATTTTATTTGTCCACGGAACTTTAGGAGGACAATTAGGCTCAGAATTTGGGATTCACGTTACGGCTGCTAAGTTAATCCAACAGGGAGCAAACCCAAGCTTACTACCCAAATAAAGGAAAGTATTCTAAGTTTATGCCAAGATTTTTAGAATATTTATTGATAGCTGGTTATATTGCCGTGCTGCTCGTTGTCAGTCATTGGATTGGGCAATGTGCTTATAATTGGATGCCTGTGGAAGCTACAGCAGAAGCACAAAAGGTAGATAGCTTGTTTAGCTTCTTAACCTCAATTGGTTCGTTTATTATCCTTGGGCTTGTAGGAATGATGGTGTACTCGGTACTCTTCTTTCGCGCACCCAAAAATGACTACAGCGAGGGACACCCATCTAGAGGAGATATTAAGCTAGAGATTTTATGGACGGCGACTCCAACCTTACTAGTTTTGTGGATTGCTTTCCAAGGCTTCAATATTTATCAGCAATTAAATATTCTAGGTTTAGGGCAAATCGTACATTTGCATACACCGCTAGAATTAGAAGCACCAGCTTATGCCAGTGAAGAACAACCGAAACCTGCTGCGGAAACCATAGATGTTTTTGTCAAACAGTGGGATTGGTCTTTTCGGTATCCCAATAATGTTACTAGTAAGGAATTGCACCTGCCTGTAAATCTTCGTACTCGCCTAAATCTGCACGCCAAGGAAGTCCTCCACAGTTTTTACGTCCCTGAGTTCCGCTTACAACAATATATTGTCCCTGGACGAGAAATTGAGCTTGTAGTTACACCCACTCGGATCGGTCAGTATAAACTTAAAGACGCTTTATTTAGCGGTACTTATTTTGCGTTGATGGAAGCCAATGTTCATATTGAGTCACCCCAGCAATATAGCCAGTGGCTAAGTCAAGCCCAAAGCGAATCAGCAAGTATGGAAAATCAGGCGGTGGCTGAGTATATGCAGCCGCCAAGAACAATGTTGAAGAGTAATTGGTACACCGTCGTACCAGAACAAAGCGCGATCGCGCGAAGCGCAACGCCAAAGACGAACGCTAACGAAAGGAAAGTAATGAATGATACATAATCCTAGCGAAAATCTTGCCCAGAATAGAGAACCTGAAACCGACTCCGAGAATAACTGGCGACAATACTTCAGCTTCAGCACTGACCATAAAGTGATCGGTGTTCAGTACATGGTGACGACGTTCATTTTTTTCCTGATTGGCGGACTGTTGGCAATGCTCATCCGTGCTGAACTGATTACGCCTGCCTCAAATGTAGTTGATCGTCCCCTGTATAACGGCTTGTTTACCTTGCATGGGACAATCATGATTTTTTTATGGATTATCCCCTTTAATGCAGGTATATCTAACTACCTAGTACCCCTGATGATTGGTGCGCGGGATATGGCGTTTCCCCTGCTCAATGCCATCTCTTTCTGGATGATTCCCCCAAGTGGGCTTTTATTAATATCGAGCTTCTTTTTACCCAATGGTACGGCACAATCCGGCTGGTGGTCTTATCCACCAATTAGTCTGCAAATTCCTCCTGGTCAACCGATTAACGGCGAATTTATTTGGATTGTCAGTATAGTCCTGATTGGCATCTCCTCAATTATGGGGGCAGTTAACTTTGTCACCACTATTTTTTGGATGCGGGCCCCAGGAATGACATTCTTCCGAATGCCTGTGTTTGTTTGGTCAGTTCTCAGCGCCCAACTGTTGCAGTTAATTAATTTGCCTTCCCTCACAGCTGCATTAATCTTGCTGTTATTTGACCTCAGTTTTGGCACACAATTCTTCAAACCTTTAGAGAATGGCGACCCAATTATTTATCAGCATTTATTCTGGTTCTACTCCCACCCCGCAGTTTACATCATGGCGCTGCCAGCCTTTGGTATTTTTGCCGAGGTTCTACCAGCTTTTTCCCGTAACCCCCTATTTGGCTATCGTTCATTAGCTGTTGCTTCTTTAGGCATCGCTTTTGTCAGCATCTTTGTTTGGGTGCATCATATGTTTACCAGCGCCACCCCAAGCTGGATGCGGATGTTATTTATGGTGACATCAATGTTGGTTTCTGTACCTACTGGTGTTAAGGCATTTGGTTGGACTGCCACGATTTGGAGGAGTAAGCTGCACTTAGAAACACCCATGCTATTCGCTATGGGGGGCGCAGCCATGTTTCTGCTTGGCGGTGTCACTGGTGTAATGTTGGCAGCAGTACCGTTTGATATTCACGTCCACAATACCTACTTTATAGTGGGACACTTCCACTACATTGTCTTTAACACCATTACGATGGCAATTTTTGCTGCCATTTACTTTTGGTTTCCTAAGATTACTGGACGGATGTATGCTGAAGGTTGGGGGAAATTACATTTCTGGTTAACCTTTATAGGTGCTAACCTGACTTTCTTCCCCATGCTGCCACTAGGTTTACAGGGAATGGTACGCCGTATTTCCTCCTACGACCCACGCTATCAGGGATGGAATATCGTTGCTAGTCTAGGCGGCTTCTTGCTAGGAGTATCTATACTACCTTTTATTGCCAATATGGTGGGTTCTTGCCTATACGGTCAAAAAGCAAGTGATAATCCCTGGTTCGCTACTGGGTTGGAATGGACAACAACCTCACCACC
Above is a genomic segment from Nostoc sp. MS1 containing:
- a CDS encoding cupin domain-containing protein gives rise to the protein MQNNQSYQPTIHYWDVWTDKDGVSHQSRRQIEDFTQRGIAPDTAPQWMANLKQPGATITYTVLPIGWVGKWHENPKPQWIVPLSGRWFVETMDGQRVEMGPGEISFGGDQGTKEDAQGHKGHLSGTVGDEPAILMMVQFDEKPSME
- a CDS encoding glycoside hydrolase family 15 protein, with the protein product MKILSQRQAFGSPGITPRWTHANKDGVGTAYSTSSRVWFTIWNGVVTEVYYPTVDRPQIRDLQYLISDGKSFFHEEKRHLQSKVEFMWTHGLGYRITNSDPQGRYTVIKEIIADPHLSCILQHTKITGERDFISQLQLYALCAPHLEVCGRDNNGYTVEVAGQNLLVAEKGGTWLALGATVPFTRLSCGYVGQSDGWTDLAHDFQMDWQFDSALDGNLALTGKLNLEQSDEFTLGLAFGTTLHNAISTLFQSLNVAFSQQKQHYIEQWKRSHDDIKPLENVTYDEGNLYHNSVSLLLAHEDKTYPGALIASMAIPWGEAKDDQDQGGYHLVWTRDMVGSVAGLVAAGETDTAVRSLIYLATSQQEDGGFAQNFWINGEPYWKGIQLDEVAFPILLAWLLHQEKVPLHFDIYPMILRAAGYLIRHGPATQQERWEENSGYSPSTLAANIAGLICAAQFVRENGDEATAQFIEEYADFLESHIEDWTVTTEGTLVPGIKRHYIRINPTDINNPQPNENPNQGTIFISSQPPGEPTKFLAKEIVDAGFLQLVRYGIRKPDDPIIVDSVKVIDAVLKVDTSVGPCWHRYNHDGYGQQADGSPYTGWGKGRAWPLLTGERGHYELAAGGDVKTYIKAMEGFASDTCLLPEQVWDEADKPDVHMYLGKPTGSAMPLMWAHAEYIKLLRSTHEGRVFDLIPEVADRYLGERKQCKSLEIWKFNRQINKVKKGYTLRIHALASFQLHWSDDNWQTVKDTPSTSTKLGVSFVDISVDKHQQEPISFTFFWIGTNKWEDHNYTVAVD
- a CDS encoding glycogen debranching N-terminal domain-containing protein, yielding MPTQVTVNPGLITINDGSSFLVTASDGSIDDNQAQGFFVRDTRLISYYEISLNRYRLVLLASSNLNHHSALYQFTNPQLPTVKGDLPSGSLFITIRRDIVGGMHEDIDITNYHSEPVELQLMLAIRSDFADIFEVRAKKIIIRGNTETVWKDGILSTKYHSGSFVRGIVTEPACSTSEAIYGNGRLMFNVDLSPGKTWHTCINFTVLANGDVLKAQQTCAVSHATEAGKVRDEFLNQATKLRSPNAEISGFYQQALIDMAALRIRVEDNGHHFWMPAAGIPWFMAVFGRDSVITSLQTMAVYHEFARGTLIRLAQLQATELDDWHDAQPGKMLHELRSDELTKLNQLPYNPYYGTVDTTILWIITLAETYSWNADVGMLNECRSPLEKALTWIDKYGDFDGDGFVEYLTHSSHGLRNQGWKDSGESMVYPDGKLVEPPIALCEVQGYVYDAWLKAALIYEVWGEQEQAQKLRQKAQALYQRFNDRFWMEEEGFYCLGLDNNKQQIKSIASNPGHLLWSGIVPQERAKKVAGRLFQKDIWCGWGIRTLSSENKGYNPISYQRGGVWPHDNSIIAAGLKRYGYHQEANHIAEGIFAAASYFQAGRMPELFAGIERQEDNFPVPYPDANIPQAWAAGAIFLLIRSILGLEADAPQRKLKVQPNLPESLPELELINLSVGDANVSLRFWRKGEQTQWQVTHLNGELQVLSNKC
- a CDS encoding SDR family oxidoreductase; amino-acid sequence: MSYSPYLLKGQKALVTGASSGIGEAIARYLALSGAAVAINYHSEAQEAQKIVDDIQANNGEAFAIQADVSKEDQVKAMFQQAIEQFGTIDILVNNAGIQKDSAFVDMSLDHWNAVIGINLTGQFLCAREAAKEFLRRGVQPHISCAAGKIICISSVHEVIPWAGHVNYAASKGGIHMMMQSIAQELAPSKIRVNSIAPGAIKTPINKSAWDTPQAEAKLLQLIPAKRVGDVEDIAKAAVWLASDDSDYVNGTTLFVDGGMTLYPGFTENG
- a CDS encoding DUF2231 domain-containing protein, which translates into the protein MVLFSFVCDVLGYFTHNTRLFEVGFWNIFVAAIAIFVAIIFGQFEAGLAQVYPAVQPTLNFHTVMGWSLGAIVAIVTAWRFVIRNRHPHKVPPAYLGTATFLVCLVLLQVYLGSKLFWVYGLHVEPVVEAMKQRISP
- a CDS encoding DUF2231 domain-containing protein, with amino-acid sequence MNSQLIDQLRLRLGINGLPYEIPMHPKLVHLTLGLFILAILFDIAGAIFPIERPIFKFLGVSAIRSGFFDVGWYNLIGASVITFFTVAFGFFELILANPPTDQISAWGLNASMTMVLHGLGGILLLGAIVAMTVWRGLQRYHWRKNESRQVQWGYLLVGVAMFGILFVHGTLGGQLGSEFGIHVTAAKLIQQGANPSLLPK
- a CDS encoding cytochrome c oxidase subunit II; amino-acid sequence: MPRFLEYLLIAGYIAVLLVVSHWIGQCAYNWMPVEATAEAQKVDSLFSFLTSIGSFIILGLVGMMVYSVLFFRAPKNDYSEGHPSRGDIKLEILWTATPTLLVLWIAFQGFNIYQQLNILGLGQIVHLHTPLELEAPAYASEEQPKPAAETIDVFVKQWDWSFRYPNNVTSKELHLPVNLRTRLNLHAKEVLHSFYVPEFRLQQYIVPGREIELVVTPTRIGQYKLKDALFSGTYFALMEANVHIESPQQYSQWLSQAQSESASMENQAVAEYMQPPRTMLKSNWYTVVPEQSAIARSATPKTNANERKVMNDT
- a CDS encoding cbb3-type cytochrome c oxidase subunit I, yielding MIHNPSENLAQNREPETDSENNWRQYFSFSTDHKVIGVQYMVTTFIFFLIGGLLAMLIRAELITPASNVVDRPLYNGLFTLHGTIMIFLWIIPFNAGISNYLVPLMIGARDMAFPLLNAISFWMIPPSGLLLISSFFLPNGTAQSGWWSYPPISLQIPPGQPINGEFIWIVSIVLIGISSIMGAVNFVTTIFWMRAPGMTFFRMPVFVWSVLSAQLLQLINLPSLTAALILLLFDLSFGTQFFKPLENGDPIIYQHLFWFYSHPAVYIMALPAFGIFAEVLPAFSRNPLFGYRSLAVASLGIAFVSIFVWVHHMFTSATPSWMRMLFMVTSMLVSVPTGVKAFGWTATIWRSKLHLETPMLFAMGGAAMFLLGGVTGVMLAAVPFDIHVHNTYFIVGHFHYIVFNTITMAIFAAIYFWFPKITGRMYAEGWGKLHFWLTFIGANLTFFPMLPLGLQGMVRRISSYDPRYQGWNIVASLGGFLLGVSILPFIANMVGSCLYGQKASDNPWFATGLEWTTTSPPPRDNFAEIPVVKRPPYDYGDPKYSVIEPPDYHQQEH